The following proteins are co-located in the Bosea sp. AS-1 genome:
- the xylB gene encoding xylulokinase, which translates to MTYIGIDLGTSSVKAVLTDDRQQVLAVAARDLTVDRLFPLWSEQDPADWITATVDALRGLKAAAAEDFRCCAGIGLSGQMHGAVLLDEHDQPLRPCILWNDGRAVAECAEIEAIEPDLREITGNIAMPGFTAPKLLWVRRHEPAIFRRTRRILLPKAYLRLALTGEAIEEMSDASGTLWLDTGRRGWSDRMLAATGVDRSFMPTLVEGSQAAGRMRADLSRELGFDAPPLFAGGAGDNAAGAIGLGAVEPGSCFLSLGTSGVFWRTTAGFEPRDASAVHAFCHALPDRWHQMSVHLSAAASLSWWAEVSGHTEIELLNELGLQADAPSPVFFTPYLSGERTPHNDPRMRGGFACLGHDTDRKAMTQAVLEGVAFAFKDGKDALETGAFPIREAMVIGGGSRSDLWLSILADVLDMRLQRYRQAETGGAFGAARLARLACSGEDPRAVCLPPFGDPEIFAPNPDRVAAYAERYALWRRAAEVARPLR; encoded by the coding sequence GTGACCTATATCGGCATCGATCTCGGGACTTCGTCGGTCAAGGCCGTGTTGACTGACGACCGCCAGCAGGTGCTCGCCGTGGCCGCGCGGGATCTCACGGTCGATCGCCTCTTTCCGCTTTGGTCCGAGCAGGATCCGGCAGACTGGATCACCGCCACGGTGGATGCCTTGCGCGGCCTGAAGGCGGCCGCCGCCGAGGACTTTCGCTGCTGCGCCGGCATTGGACTCTCCGGGCAGATGCATGGCGCAGTCCTGCTCGACGAGCACGACCAGCCTTTGCGCCCCTGCATCCTCTGGAACGACGGCCGCGCCGTCGCGGAATGCGCCGAGATCGAAGCAATAGAACCGGATTTGCGTGAGATCACCGGCAACATCGCCATGCCCGGCTTCACCGCACCCAAATTGCTCTGGGTCCGCAGGCACGAGCCAGCGATCTTCCGACGAACCCGCAGGATTCTGCTGCCGAAGGCCTATCTGCGGCTCGCATTGACCGGCGAAGCCATCGAAGAGATGTCCGACGCCTCCGGGACGCTCTGGCTCGACACAGGCCGTCGTGGCTGGTCGGATCGCATGCTGGCCGCAACGGGCGTCGATCGCAGCTTCATGCCCACTCTCGTCGAGGGCTCGCAGGCCGCTGGGCGCATGCGGGCCGATCTGAGCCGCGAGCTTGGCTTCGATGCGCCGCCGCTCTTTGCCGGCGGCGCCGGAGACAATGCCGCCGGGGCGATCGGCCTGGGCGCCGTCGAACCGGGCAGTTGCTTCCTGTCGCTTGGAACATCCGGGGTATTCTGGCGCACTACCGCGGGCTTCGAGCCACGCGACGCGAGCGCCGTTCACGCCTTCTGCCATGCCCTGCCCGACCGCTGGCACCAGATGTCCGTCCATCTCTCGGCCGCAGCGAGCTTGAGTTGGTGGGCTGAAGTGTCCGGGCACACCGAAATCGAGCTGCTGAACGAGCTCGGCCTGCAAGCTGACGCCCCTTCCCCGGTCTTTTTCACCCCATACCTGTCGGGCGAACGGACGCCTCATAACGATCCTCGGATGCGCGGCGGCTTCGCTTGCCTTGGCCACGACACCGATCGCAAGGCCATGACCCAGGCGGTGCTGGAGGGCGTCGCCTTCGCCTTCAAGGATGGGAAGGACGCGTTGGAAACCGGGGCTTTTCCCATCAGGGAAGCGATGGTCATCGGCGGCGGTTCACGCTCGGATCTGTGGCTGTCGATCCTCGCCGACGTGCTCGACATGCGCCTGCAGCGATATCGCCAGGCGGAAACCGGCGGTGCGTTCGGAGCCGCACGTCTCGCCCGCCTGGCCTGCTCGGGTGAGGACCCGCGTGCGGTCTGCCTGCCACCTTTCGGCGATCCGGAGATATTCGCCCCGAACCCAGACCGGGTTGCAGCCTATGCCGAGCGTTACGCACTCTGGAGACGTGCTGCGGAGGTGGCTCGCCCGCTTCGGTAG
- a CDS encoding sugar-binding transcriptional regulator — protein sequence MPEEPQTQVRAAWLYYMEGLTQAEIADRLKMTRLRVNRLLVEARSNGLVNITINSRLESCVRLERALMAEFGLKEAIVVPSPADPGQIAVQIGKAAGEFVSRVIEERPSGIFGVGWGGTLRETIRHVRAGQYRDLAVTSMMGGLTYGIEINTFEIASRFARLWQAECHYLAAPIYAGTPQSRDTILAQDVFEAAFARIQATDVAILSAGDLSARSLLVRYGLPGDVGAAELAEAGAVGDMLGQFIDRSGQAVAHPINRRAIALPLDDLRRIPTVILASGGVNKAGIIAATLRGKLASVLITDEDAAAAVLAGSQTGSM from the coding sequence ATGCCGGAGGAACCGCAGACGCAAGTTCGAGCCGCCTGGCTCTACTATATGGAAGGGCTGACCCAGGCGGAGATTGCGGACCGGCTGAAGATGACCCGCCTTCGCGTCAACCGACTGCTGGTCGAGGCTCGCAGCAACGGGCTGGTGAACATCACGATCAACTCCCGGCTGGAGAGTTGTGTCCGGCTCGAGCGCGCGCTCATGGCCGAGTTCGGGCTCAAGGAGGCGATCGTCGTCCCGAGTCCGGCCGACCCCGGCCAGATCGCCGTCCAGATCGGCAAGGCGGCGGGCGAATTCGTCTCGCGGGTCATCGAGGAGAGGCCATCGGGCATCTTCGGGGTCGGCTGGGGCGGCACCTTGCGGGAAACCATTCGCCATGTCCGTGCCGGGCAATACCGCGATCTTGCCGTCACCTCGATGATGGGCGGGCTGACCTATGGCATCGAGATCAATACCTTCGAGATCGCCAGCCGCTTCGCCCGGCTCTGGCAGGCCGAATGCCATTATCTCGCCGCGCCAATCTATGCCGGCACGCCGCAGTCGCGCGATACGATCCTGGCACAGGACGTGTTCGAGGCAGCCTTCGCCCGCATCCAGGCGACCGATGTCGCTATCCTCAGCGCAGGCGATCTGAGCGCGCGTTCGCTGCTGGTGCGCTACGGGCTGCCGGGCGATGTCGGTGCCGCGGAGCTGGCCGAGGCCGGAGCGGTCGGCGACATGCTCGGCCAGTTCATCGATCGCAGCGGTCAGGCCGTCGCTCATCCGATCAATCGTCGCGCCATTGCCCTGCCGCTGGATGATCTGCGCCGGATACCGACCGTGATCCTCGCATCGGGCGGGGTGAACAAGGCCGGGATCATTGCGGCGACCCTGCGCGGGAAGCTGGCATCAGTGCTGATCACCGATGAGGACGCCGCGGCGGCGGTCCTGGCGGGCTCGCAAACCGGCAGCATGTGA
- a CDS encoding ABC transporter substrate-binding protein: MKPLGKALAAAALALVASTAARAEQVTLDVLYAFPAFAKFHEPIAAEFMKKHPDIKINFRAPAASYDEGHQAMLRQSVTNQLPDVYYSGFHLLTELTEALDKRKQIVDLGPLLKAEPEDWRKANYSDALLSLGQVNGKQVGLAFNASTPLMYFNAELVKKAGGDPEKMPDNWADIVALAKKIHSGDTAGLAYNIHDWPDDWLWRGVILQGGHSMLSADGKKVAFGGEVGEKTLAMLRSFVTEGGMPLIDWDQSRQQFIAGKIGIFFDTPARLRQVTDLIGDRFTLKTALFPVDDKAKGKLPTGGNAALITAKDPAKQKAAWEFIKFVTGPEAQKIVVETAGYMPTNLRAGEDAFLGPFYKANANFRTINGQVSRAAPWEGYPGGNSVRIWRQQREVIAGVMRGEIQPKAGIERIVSETEALMK; encoded by the coding sequence ATGAAACCTCTCGGCAAAGCTCTTGCCGCAGCAGCGCTCGCCCTCGTCGCCTCGACCGCCGCCAGGGCAGAGCAAGTCACGCTCGACGTGCTCTATGCCTTCCCGGCCTTCGCGAAATTCCACGAGCCGATCGCCGCGGAATTCATGAAGAAGCACCCCGACATCAAGATCAATTTCCGGGCGCCGGCCGCGAGCTACGACGAAGGCCATCAGGCCATGCTGCGCCAGTCCGTCACCAACCAGCTGCCGGACGTCTACTATTCCGGCTTCCACCTGCTGACAGAGCTCACCGAGGCGCTCGACAAGCGCAAGCAGATCGTCGATCTCGGCCCGCTGCTCAAGGCCGAACCGGAAGACTGGCGAAAGGCCAACTATTCCGACGCCTTGCTCTCGCTCGGCCAGGTCAACGGCAAGCAGGTCGGCCTCGCCTTCAACGCCTCGACACCGCTGATGTATTTCAACGCCGAGCTGGTGAAGAAGGCCGGTGGCGACCCCGAGAAGATGCCGGACAACTGGGCCGATATCGTCGCCCTCGCCAAGAAGATCCATAGCGGCGACACCGCTGGCCTCGCCTACAACATCCACGACTGGCCGGACGACTGGCTCTGGCGCGGCGTGATCCTGCAGGGCGGCCACTCGATGCTCTCGGCCGACGGCAAGAAGGTCGCGTTCGGCGGCGAGGTCGGCGAGAAGACGCTCGCCATGTTGCGCAGCTTCGTGACCGAGGGCGGCATGCCGCTGATCGACTGGGACCAGTCCCGCCAGCAGTTCATTGCGGGCAAGATCGGCATCTTCTTCGATACCCCTGCCCGCCTGCGCCAGGTCACGGATCTGATCGGCGACCGCTTCACCCTGAAGACCGCCCTGTTCCCGGTCGACGACAAGGCCAAGGGCAAGCTGCCGACCGGCGGCAACGCGGCTCTGATCACTGCCAAGGATCCGGCCAAGCAGAAAGCCGCCTGGGAGTTCATCAAGTTCGTCACCGGCCCTGAAGCCCAGAAGATCGTCGTCGAGACCGCTGGCTACATGCCGACGAACCTGCGTGCCGGCGAGGACGCCTTCCTCGGTCCGTTCTACAAGGCGAATGCCAATTTCCGGACCATCAACGGACAGGTTTCCCGCGCTGCGCCGTGGGAGGGCTATCCGGGCGGCAACTCGGTGCGCATCTGGCGCCAGCAGCGCGAGGTCATCGCCGGCGTGATGCGCGGCGAGATCCAGCCCAAGGCTGGTATCGAGCGCATCGTCTCCGAGACCGAAGCCCTGATGAAGTGA
- a CDS encoding carbohydrate ABC transporter permease, giving the protein MTVLALSAVPAAPAHSALRRFLTLALVHGVLIAGAIFMLAPFVWMLVTSIKPPAEIFSAEISLWPKQFYGLQNYSFAMEKAPLLRFALNGVILCGGILIVQLLVAIPCAYALAKLNFPGRNLLFVLVLLGLCIPVQVPAMPLYIALAQLGLLNTYFSMMVPFFLSVFAIFLFRQFFRSFPDDIINAARLDGMSEFEIVWRIVTPSAWPAIAAFSVFSAVAHWNDLYWPLIVISDAKLAPPPLGMMFFADAETGSNYGALTAAATILTAPLVIAFLVARRRFIDGITMTGVK; this is encoded by the coding sequence ATGACCGTGCTCGCCCTCTCCGCCGTGCCGGCCGCGCCCGCCCATTCGGCGCTGCGTCGCTTTCTGACGCTGGCACTGGTCCATGGCGTTCTGATCGCCGGCGCAATCTTCATGCTGGCGCCTTTCGTCTGGATGCTGGTGACCTCGATCAAGCCGCCGGCCGAGATCTTCAGCGCCGAGATATCGCTGTGGCCGAAGCAATTCTACGGCCTGCAGAACTACAGCTTCGCCATGGAGAAGGCGCCGCTGCTGCGCTTCGCGCTGAATGGCGTCATCCTCTGTGGCGGCATCCTGATCGTGCAGCTTCTCGTCGCGATCCCCTGCGCCTATGCGCTGGCGAAGCTGAACTTCCCCGGCCGCAACCTGCTTTTCGTGCTGGTGCTGCTCGGCCTGTGCATCCCGGTGCAGGTGCCGGCGATGCCGCTCTATATCGCGCTGGCCCAGCTCGGGCTGCTCAACACCTATTTCTCGATGATGGTGCCGTTCTTCCTGTCGGTCTTCGCCATCTTCCTGTTCCGCCAGTTCTTCCGCAGCTTTCCCGACGACATCATCAATGCCGCCCGACTGGACGGCATGAGCGAGTTCGAGATCGTCTGGCGCATCGTCACGCCGAGCGCCTGGCCGGCGATCGCCGCCTTCTCGGTCTTCTCGGCCGTGGCGCACTGGAACGACCTCTACTGGCCGCTGATCGTCATCTCGGACGCCAAGCTCGCGCCGCCTCCACTCGGAATGATGTTCTTCGCCGATGCCGAGACCGGATCGAACTACGGTGCGCTGACAGCTGCAGCCACCATTCTGACCGCGCCGCTCGTCATCGCCTTCCTCGTCGCGAGGCGCCGATTCATCGACGGCATCACCATGACCGGGGTGAAGTAG
- a CDS encoding HAD family hydrolase: MHSQKSPFDLVILDCDGVLVDSEVISCRTLVDILSPFDASYDLKAVMRRYLGRPSSAVIEDYERMTGRPAPADFTRDWRARLFASFKADLQAIEGVRSTVQALGSDYCVASSSDEERIEFCLRKTDLWDLFMGRIFSTTRVRHGKPAPDLFLLAASERGAAPERCLVIEDSVSGVTAAKAAGMTAYGLAAGSHFAVLDQRQALLAAGADRLLDAWQDLAPMPAIH; this comes from the coding sequence ATGCACAGCCAAAAGTCGCCCTTCGATCTCGTCATCCTCGATTGCGACGGCGTACTCGTCGACAGCGAAGTCATCAGTTGCCGAACCCTTGTCGATATTCTCTCGCCCTTTGATGCAAGCTATGATTTGAAAGCAGTGATGCGCCGCTATCTCGGGCGGCCATCCAGCGCAGTCATCGAGGATTACGAGCGAATGACCGGCCGCCCGGCCCCGGCTGATTTCACGCGAGACTGGCGGGCACGCCTGTTCGCCTCGTTCAAAGCCGACCTCCAGGCGATCGAGGGGGTCCGCAGCACCGTTCAGGCCCTCGGCAGCGATTATTGCGTCGCCTCGTCCAGCGACGAAGAACGCATCGAGTTCTGCCTGCGGAAGACGGACCTCTGGGATCTCTTCATGGGGCGCATCTTCAGCACGACACGCGTACGGCATGGCAAACCCGCCCCGGATCTGTTTCTACTGGCCGCAAGCGAGCGCGGCGCGGCACCGGAACGTTGCCTGGTGATCGAGGACAGCGTCAGCGGCGTCACCGCAGCGAAGGCGGCAGGAATGACGGCCTACGGCCTTGCAGCCGGCAGCCATTTCGCCGTCCTCGATCAGAGGCAGGCCCTGCTGGCCGCAGGGGCGGACCGGCTCCTCGACGCCTGGCAGGATCTGGCGCCCATGCCGGCGATCCACTGA
- a CDS encoding sugar-binding domain-containing protein: MADNDSARLDDAARAGWLYYIAGRTQDDIAQILNISRPAAQRLVSLCRSEGLISFRMNHPISTCMELAARLRDRFELQHCDIAPSDGSAETGAAGVAALGGVLIERWLRSRKSLVMALGTGRSMRASIERVPPMTCPLHRLVSLVGTISPDGSASPFDTLVKLAEITKAQHFPMPLPLYVSSPEERAQLVEIESIRRIRAIASEADLWMMGISQIGEDAVLYRDGFMTRSELLDMVRHGAVGEVTGWVFDAEGHLLDRGTNLRVTSVPPEPGSARLRICIGQGPAKVAPLRAALAGQIINGLVTDEDTARALLAD, translated from the coding sequence ATGGCCGACAATGACAGCGCCCGCCTCGACGACGCAGCCCGGGCCGGCTGGCTCTACTACATCGCCGGCCGCACCCAGGACGATATCGCGCAGATCCTGAACATCTCGCGCCCGGCGGCGCAGCGACTGGTCTCGCTCTGCCGCAGCGAGGGGCTGATCAGCTTCCGCATGAACCACCCGATCAGCACCTGCATGGAGCTCGCCGCGCGGCTGCGCGACCGCTTCGAGCTGCAGCACTGCGACATCGCACCCTCCGACGGCTCGGCTGAAACGGGCGCGGCCGGGGTCGCAGCGCTCGGCGGCGTCCTGATCGAGCGCTGGCTGCGCTCGCGCAAATCGCTGGTCATGGCGCTCGGGACCGGCCGCTCGATGCGCGCGAGCATCGAGCGCGTGCCGCCGATGACCTGCCCGCTGCATCGGCTCGTCTCGCTGGTCGGGACAATTTCGCCAGACGGCTCGGCCAGCCCGTTCGATACGCTGGTCAAGCTCGCCGAGATCACCAAGGCGCAGCACTTCCCGATGCCGCTGCCGCTCTATGTGTCGAGCCCGGAAGAGCGGGCGCAGCTCGTCGAGATCGAGTCGATCAGACGCATCCGCGCCATCGCCAGCGAGGCCGACCTCTGGATGATGGGCATCAGCCAGATCGGCGAGGACGCGGTCCTATACCGGGACGGCTTCATGACGCGCAGCGAACTGCTCGACATGGTTCGCCACGGCGCCGTCGGCGAAGTGACCGGCTGGGTCTTCGACGCCGAGGGACACCTCCTCGACCGGGGCACCAATTTGCGCGTGACGAGCGTGCCGCCGGAGCCCGGTAGCGCGCGGCTGCGCATCTGCATCGGCCAGGGACCCGCCAAGGTCGCGCCATTGCGCGCCGCACTGGCCGGCCAGATCATCAATGGCCTCGTCACCGACGAGGACACCGCGCGCGCCCTGCTCGCGGACTGA
- a CDS encoding alcohol dehydrogenase catalytic domain-containing protein produces the protein MSHAVFLHAAGDARVAPFNLREGAAGETLLDVAAVGLCGSDLHYYKDGGIGSAVIATPFVPGHEFSGWLTEDLPELGLARGALVAVDPNQACGRCEHCQSGHPNLCPEVVFIGAPPHDGAMTERIWVPKSQVVAVPVTFSPSDAVMLEPLGVAIHAVDLAKPRLLERIALIGCGPIGLLILQVLRAAGAGEILACDPQPHRRELALRLGASKAGASVADIGEWTKGEGLPLVIEATNAPEGFRDAIRAARIGGRVVLVGIPDGDSYVVPAAEARRRGLSIKFSRRMGHVYPRAIELVALGKVDVEAVISHRFDLAEGPAAFRRHAANETGMVKSMIYPGGLPDGHR, from the coding sequence ATGTCCCACGCCGTCTTCCTCCACGCAGCAGGCGATGCACGCGTCGCGCCATTCAACCTGCGCGAGGGAGCTGCGGGCGAAACCCTGCTCGACGTCGCGGCCGTCGGGCTCTGTGGCAGTGACCTGCATTACTACAAGGACGGCGGCATCGGGTCCGCCGTGATCGCAACGCCGTTCGTGCCGGGCCATGAATTCAGCGGCTGGCTCACGGAAGATCTGCCGGAGCTCGGCCTGGCGCGCGGCGCACTGGTCGCCGTCGATCCAAACCAGGCCTGTGGGCGTTGCGAACATTGCCAGAGCGGGCATCCCAATCTGTGTCCCGAGGTGGTCTTCATCGGTGCGCCTCCGCATGACGGGGCGATGACCGAACGGATCTGGGTGCCGAAATCACAGGTCGTCGCGGTGCCCGTGACCTTCTCCCCGAGCGATGCTGTGATGCTCGAGCCGCTCGGCGTCGCAATCCATGCGGTCGATCTGGCCAAGCCGCGCCTGCTCGAACGCATCGCGCTCATCGGCTGCGGCCCGATCGGCCTGCTGATCCTGCAGGTGCTGCGGGCGGCGGGAGCCGGGGAAATCCTCGCCTGCGATCCGCAACCGCATCGCCGCGAGCTCGCGCTCAGGCTGGGCGCGAGCAAGGCAGGTGCGAGCGTCGCGGATATCGGCGAATGGACGAAGGGCGAAGGCCTGCCGCTGGTGATCGAGGCGACCAACGCTCCCGAGGGTTTCCGCGACGCGATCCGCGCCGCCCGCATCGGCGGCCGCGTCGTGCTCGTCGGCATTCCAGACGGCGACAGCTATGTGGTTCCCGCCGCGGAGGCCCGCAGGCGCGGGCTCAGCATCAAATTCTCGCGCCGGATGGGCCATGTCTATCCACGAGCCATCGAGCTGGTGGCACTGGGCAAGGTCGATGTCGAGGCCGTAATCAGCCATCGCTTCGATCTCGCCGAGGGTCCGGCCGCGTTCCGTCGCCATGCCGCCAACGAAACCGGGATGGTGAAAAGCATGATCTACCCGGGCGGCCTACCGGACGGGCACCGTTGA
- a CDS encoding phosphodiesterase, which yields MIIAQLSDFHARPHGRPAYGVIDTNAAIGHAVDAVLAMQPQPDCVLVTGDLTDCGLAEEYAIVREQLARLPMPVYIVPGNHDRRENFVAALSPQQDYLPESGPLNYVIEDFPVRLIGLDTLVPGESGGALSPESEAWLAERLAEGAGRSTLIFMHHPPFRVAVDGMDGILCRVSPSFAGLIARHPEIERIVCGHYHRPIQRRFAGTIGYVAPGTAHQVALDLRRGTENRMVMEPPAFAVHAWDPEAGVVSHLQPIGDYGPIRDFVLDPAYPGKLEATAAQ from the coding sequence ATGATCATCGCCCAGCTCAGCGATTTCCACGCCCGGCCCCATGGCCGGCCCGCCTATGGCGTCATCGACACCAATGCAGCGATCGGGCACGCGGTCGACGCCGTTCTCGCGATGCAACCGCAACCGGACTGCGTCCTCGTGACCGGGGATCTCACCGATTGCGGTCTTGCCGAGGAATACGCAATCGTGCGGGAGCAGCTCGCCCGGCTGCCAATGCCGGTCTATATCGTGCCCGGCAATCATGATCGCCGCGAGAATTTCGTGGCGGCGCTGTCCCCCCAGCAGGACTATCTCCCTGAGAGCGGCCCGCTGAACTATGTGATCGAGGATTTCCCGGTCCGGCTGATCGGGCTCGACACGCTCGTACCCGGCGAAAGCGGCGGCGCCCTCAGCCCCGAAAGCGAAGCCTGGTTGGCCGAAAGACTGGCCGAGGGCGCTGGGCGGTCCACGCTGATCTTCATGCACCACCCGCCCTTCCGCGTCGCGGTCGACGGCATGGACGGCATCCTTTGCCGCGTCTCGCCGAGCTTTGCCGGCCTGATCGCCCGGCACCCCGAAATCGAGCGCATCGTCTGCGGCCACTATCATCGCCCAATCCAGCGCCGCTTCGCCGGCACGATCGGCTATGTCGCGCCGGGCACTGCGCATCAGGTGGCCCTCGACCTGCGGCGCGGAACCGAGAATCGCATGGTCATGGAGCCTCCGGCCTTCGCCGTGCATGCCTGGGATCCCGAGGCCGGGGTGGTCAGCCATCTGCAGCCGATCGGGGACTATGGGCCGATCCGGGATTTCGTGCTCGATCCGGCCTATCCCGGCAAGCTGGAGGCGACCGCAGCACAATGA
- a CDS encoding inositol monophosphatase, producing the protein MTEPRLLKLLDQAEALARRAGETLVRMQSAELAVARKELNDVVTAADLASERLVIDGLRALTPETAILSEEAGFSGSEQAPRWIIDPLDGTVNYASGLPWFSVTLAYQEQGRTLLGLTHAPLAGLFALFAEGGIATVDGRPARVSETARLSDAVVSICLTSHYTADEANRTSDVIRRLAGLCRGVRVIVSGGLEMSLVAAGRLDAFIGLKADIVSHAAAMPLVRAAGGKVTTVEGQDSRDEDLEKVVTNGRIHEELLRAIRSA; encoded by the coding sequence ATGACCGAGCCGCGTCTTCTCAAACTGCTCGATCAAGCCGAAGCACTGGCGCGCCGAGCAGGCGAAACGCTGGTCCGGATGCAGAGCGCCGAACTCGCTGTCGCGCGCAAGGAGCTCAATGACGTGGTCACGGCGGCCGATCTCGCCTCCGAGCGCCTCGTCATCGACGGCCTGCGTGCCCTGACGCCGGAGACCGCGATCCTCTCGGAAGAGGCCGGCTTCTCCGGCTCGGAGCAGGCCCCGCGCTGGATCATCGATCCGCTCGACGGCACGGTGAATTACGCCTCCGGCCTGCCCTGGTTCTCCGTCACCCTGGCCTATCAGGAACAGGGTCGCACCCTGCTCGGCCTGACGCATGCGCCGCTCGCCGGGCTCTTCGCGCTCTTTGCCGAAGGGGGCATCGCGACGGTGGACGGCCGGCCGGCGCGGGTGTCTGAAACGGCGCGGCTGAGCGATGCCGTCGTCTCGATCTGCCTGACCTCGCACTACACGGCCGACGAGGCGAACCGGACCAGCGACGTGATCCGCCGTCTCGCCGGCTTGTGCCGCGGCGTGCGCGTCATCGTTTCGGGTGGACTGGAGATGTCCCTGGTAGCAGCCGGGCGGCTCGACGCCTTCATCGGTCTCAAGGCCGATATCGTCTCGCACGCGGCGGCGATGCCGCTCGTGCGGGCAGCCGGAGGCAAGGTCACCACCGTCGAGGGTCAGGATTCGCGCGACGAAGACCTCGAAAAGGTCGTCACCAACGGCCGCATCCATGAAGAACTCCTCAGGGCCATCCGCAGCGCCTGA